A single region of the Mesotoga sp. Brook.08.105.5.1 genome encodes:
- the prfB gene encoding peptide chain release factor 2, which yields MISYETNLRIQELREKFDSIRETLDLEKIDEKLKDIEKRMSDPSIWNDQREASKLGIDAQSLRGILALLRDVEEEFESIDIAVELSGEDESFVKNVEELVRSAEKKVREFELTILLSGKYDNNNCFMSIHPGAGGTESQDWASMLMRMYMRWAEGNGYRITIVDELPGDEAGIKSVTLNLAGPHAYGKLKFEAGVHRLVRISPFDANHRRHTSFASVSVFPEMDEVPEIEIKPEDLKVDTYRSGGAGGQHVNKTDSAVRITHLPTGIVVACQTERSQHQNKANAMKMLYAKLFEIEIEKKRNEKLKLMGDQKDISWGNQIRSYVFQPYTMVKDHRTDAETGDIQSVMNGEIDEFIEKELLFFSSIEKSLE from the coding sequence TTGATTAGCTATGAAACAAACTTGAGAATTCAAGAGCTGAGGGAGAAATTCGATTCAATAAGAGAGACTCTTGATCTCGAGAAGATAGATGAGAAACTGAAGGATATCGAAAAAAGGATGAGTGATCCCTCAATATGGAACGACCAAAGAGAGGCTTCCAAGCTGGGAATAGATGCGCAGTCGCTCCGCGGAATCCTTGCTCTTCTAAGGGATGTGGAAGAGGAGTTTGAAAGCATTGACATTGCTGTTGAGCTATCGGGAGAAGACGAAAGCTTCGTCAAGAACGTTGAAGAGCTTGTAAGATCGGCGGAAAAGAAGGTCAGGGAGTTTGAGCTAACGATCCTCCTGAGCGGAAAGTACGATAATAACAACTGTTTTATGTCAATTCACCCAGGTGCCGGAGGAACCGAGTCCCAGGACTGGGCGTCAATGCTAATGAGGATGTACATGAGATGGGCCGAAGGAAATGGATACAGAATAACTATAGTCGATGAATTGCCTGGAGATGAGGCAGGAATCAAGAGTGTAACCCTGAATTTGGCTGGTCCACATGCCTATGGAAAGCTGAAGTTTGAGGCGGGTGTCCACAGGCTAGTAAGAATTTCTCCATTTGATGCAAATCACAGAAGACACACTTCTTTTGCTTCTGTTAGTGTCTTTCCCGAGATGGATGAAGTACCTGAAATCGAGATAAAACCTGAAGACCTCAAGGTCGATACATACAGATCCGGCGGTGCCGGTGGGCAGCATGTGAACAAAACAGACTCTGCCGTTAGAATTACTCATCTTCCAACAGGAATAGTTGTTGCATGTCAGACGGAAAGGTCTCAGCACCAAAACAAGGCAAATGCAATGAAGATGCTCTACGCAAAGCTATTTGAAATCGAGATAGAGAAAAAGCGTAACGAGAAACTCAAGCTAATGGGTGATCAAAAAGATATTTCGTGGGGAAATCAGATAAGATCATACGTATTCCAGCCTTACACAATGGTTAAAGACCACAGAACAGATGCGGAGACTGGCGACATTCAATCTGTAATGAATGGAGAGATAGACGAATTCATTGAGAAGGAACTGCTTTTCTTCTCATCAATAGAAAAATCTCTCGAATGA